In Oryza sativa Japonica Group chromosome 2, ASM3414082v1, the following are encoded in one genomic region:
- the LOC4330526 gene encoding uncharacterized protein, translated as MEWTTVEAANGAKLSVRLFKPAAGAEAAAAEDVAVVLVHPYTILGGVQGLLRGIAEGVARRGYRAVTFDMRGAGRSTGRASLTGSTEVGDVEAVCRWVADNLNPRGVLLVGSSAGAPIAGSAVDKVDQVIGYVSIGYPFGLMASVLFGRHHNAILKSEKPKLFVMGTKDGFTSVKQLQNKLKNAAGRVDTHLIEGAGHFQMEGPAFDARMVDLIVNFIKSLPK; from the exons ATGGAGTGGacgacggtggaggcggcgaacgGGGCCAAGCTGAGCGTGCGGCTGTTcaagccggcggcgggggcggaggcggcggcggcggaggacgtcgCGGTGGTGCTGGTGCACCCCTACACGATCCTGGGCGGCGTGCAGGGCCTGCTGCGCGGGATCGCCGAGGGCGTCGCGCGGCGCGGGTACCGCGCCGTCACCTTCGACATGCGCGGCGCCGGGAGGTCCACCGGCCGCGCCTCGCTCACCGGCTCCACCGAGGTCGGGGACGTCGAGGCCGTCTGCCGCTGGGTCGCTGACAATCTCAACCCGCgcggcgtcctcctcgtcggctcctCCGCTG GAGCACCAATAGCGGGATCTGCAGTTGATAAGGTTGACCAGGTCATTGGTTATGTTAGCATTGGGTACCCATTTGGTCTAATGGCCTCGGTCCTATTTGGCAGACACCACAATGCTATCCTCAAGTCTGAGAAACCAAAGTTATTCGTCATGGGAACTAAAGATGGCTTCACAAGTGTAAAGCAGCTGCAAAACAAGCTCAAGAATGCAGCAGGACGGGTTGATACTCACTTGATCGAAGGAGCTGGCCACTTCCAAATGGAAGGCCCTGCTTTTGATGCACGAATGGTTGACCTTATTGTTAATTTCATCAAATCCTTGCCCAAATAG